Proteins from a genomic interval of Leifsonia shinshuensis:
- a CDS encoding ABC transporter permease has product MSATSVDEGTRAALAASGRPRRFGAWYVAEHRFLVMRSYLQTLLVTGFGNPFLYLFAMGVGLGSLVSANLGPTAVNGVSYLAFVAPALLCTAAVTVASEEFTYPVMLGFKWNPTFVGISASPIAPGQIIDGVVISVVARLLGTSVVYYLFMLLFGAVPSPWGWLAIPVATLGGLAFGAPVMAYVATLEQDTGQIAMLMRFVLLPMTLFSGTFFPLASMPVYLQWIGWISPLWHSTELARVFAYGYPEPLWLTVVHVLYLAALFVVFWRWARRIAGRRLNK; this is encoded by the coding sequence ATGAGCGCGACCTCCGTGGACGAGGGCACGCGGGCCGCGCTCGCCGCCTCGGGACGGCCGCGCCGGTTCGGCGCCTGGTACGTCGCCGAGCACCGCTTCCTGGTGATGCGCTCGTACCTGCAGACGCTGCTGGTCACCGGCTTCGGCAACCCGTTCCTCTATCTCTTCGCGATGGGCGTCGGGCTCGGGAGCCTGGTCAGCGCCAACCTCGGCCCGACCGCCGTCAACGGCGTCAGCTACCTGGCGTTCGTCGCGCCCGCGCTGCTGTGCACCGCCGCGGTCACCGTCGCGAGCGAGGAGTTCACGTACCCGGTCATGCTCGGGTTCAAGTGGAATCCGACCTTCGTGGGCATCAGCGCGTCCCCGATCGCGCCGGGGCAGATCATCGACGGTGTCGTCATCTCGGTGGTGGCACGGCTGCTCGGCACCAGCGTCGTCTACTACCTCTTCATGCTGCTGTTCGGGGCGGTGCCGAGCCCCTGGGGCTGGCTCGCCATCCCGGTCGCCACGCTCGGCGGCCTGGCGTTCGGCGCGCCCGTGATGGCGTACGTCGCGACGCTGGAGCAGGACACCGGCCAGATCGCGATGCTGATGCGGTTCGTGCTGCTGCCGATGACGCTGTTCTCCGGCACGTTCTTCCCGCTGGCGTCCATGCCGGTCTACCTGCAGTGGATCGGGTGGATCTCGCCGCTCTGGCACTCCACCGAGCTCGCGCGCGTCTTCGCCTACGGCTACCCGGAGCCGCTGTGGCTCACGGTCGTGCACGTCCTGTACCTCGCGGCGCTGTTCGTCGTCTTCTGGCGCTGGGCGCGCCGCATCGCCGGGCGGAGGCTGAACAAGTGA
- a CDS encoding ABC transporter ATP-binding protein, with the protein MPTSVITAADLVKKYKDFPAVDGISFEVEAGESFGLLGPNGAGKSTTMRMIGAVSTRTAGELSILGLDPDRYGPEIRSQLGVVPQSDNLDTELRVRDNLIVYGRYFGLPSARVRQRADELLAFAQLEDKAKAKVDDLSGGMKRRLTIARALINDPRILLLDEPTTGLDPQARHILWDRLFRLKEQGTTLVLTTHYMDEAEQLCDRLVVVDKGTIMAEGTPASLIRQYSTREVLEVRFGSERNAEVAPRLEGVGERVEVLPDRILVYSDDGEAELARLTERGLHPLTSLVRRSSLEDVFLRLTGRSLIE; encoded by the coding sequence ATGCCGACGTCCGTCATCACCGCCGCCGACCTGGTCAAGAAGTACAAGGACTTCCCCGCGGTCGACGGCATCAGCTTCGAGGTCGAGGCGGGGGAGTCGTTCGGTCTCCTCGGCCCGAACGGCGCCGGCAAGTCGACCACCATGCGGATGATCGGCGCGGTCTCCACGCGCACCGCGGGCGAGCTGAGCATCCTCGGGCTCGACCCGGACAGGTACGGGCCGGAGATCCGGTCGCAGCTCGGCGTGGTGCCGCAGTCCGACAACCTCGACACCGAGCTGCGGGTGCGCGACAACCTCATCGTCTACGGGCGCTACTTCGGCCTCCCGTCGGCGCGGGTGCGGCAGCGCGCCGACGAGCTGCTGGCGTTCGCGCAGCTGGAGGACAAGGCCAAGGCGAAGGTGGACGACCTCTCCGGCGGCATGAAGCGCCGGCTCACCATCGCCCGGGCGCTCATCAACGACCCGCGCATCCTGCTGCTCGACGAGCCGACCACCGGCCTCGACCCGCAGGCCAGGCACATCCTCTGGGACCGGCTGTTCCGGCTCAAGGAGCAGGGGACCACGCTGGTGCTCACGACGCACTACATGGACGAGGCCGAGCAGCTCTGCGACCGGCTCGTCGTGGTCGACAAGGGCACGATCATGGCCGAAGGGACCCCGGCTTCCCTCATCCGGCAGTACTCGACGCGCGAGGTGCTGGAGGTCCGCTTCGGCTCCGAGCGCAACGCCGAGGTCGCGCCACGCCTGGAGGGCGTCGGCGAACGCGTCGAGGTCCTGCCCGACCGCATCCTGGTCTACAGCGACGACGGCGAGGCCGAGCTCGCCCGGCTGACCGAGCGCGGCCTCCACCCGCTCACCAGCCTGGTGCGCCGGTCGAGCCTCGAGGATGTGTTCCTGCGGCTCACCGGGCGGAGCCTGATCGAATGA